The genomic stretch CGCGGCGCGCGCCGGAATTGCGCCAGGCGGCACCGTCCCGGGACACGTGGTGGCGGAGGCCCGTGATTTCCTGCACCGCGCCATCCTTGCGGGGGCCGATTGGCAACTCAGTCGCTCCCCTGGGTCCGGACACGGCCCGGTGAACCACGTGATCAACCTGAAAGGAGCGCAGGCATGACCTGGCGCACACGGGAGTTCAGCACTTCGGCCTGGGAACACATCGCCGGGATCCGCGAACGCATCGACCGGCTGCCGCTGCTGACCCAGCTAGCCGACGGCACCCTGGAGCCGCGTCGCTTCGTCGAGTACATCGTCCAGGATGACTTCTACCTGCGCGGCTATTCCCGGGCCCTGGCGCTGCTAGCCGCCCGGGCCCCGCACGCCAAAGCCCGATCCTTCTGGGCACAGAGCGCCGGAAAGGCCGTCGCAGCCGAAAACCTGATGCACGACGCCCTCCTCAACGACCCCCTGCTGCACTCCGCCCCGCACGCGACCGCCCCCTCCCCCACAACCCGCGGCTATGTGAACTTCATCCAGACCGCAGTCGCCTACGATCCCTACCCGGTGGGAGTGGCGGCGGTGCTGCCCTGCTACTGGGTCTACGCGCAGGTGGGCCTGGACCTGGCCGAACGGGCCCAAGCGGTGGAGAACCATCCCTACGGAACCTGGGTGGCGACCTACGCAGACCCGGCTTTCCAGGAAACCACCGCCACCGCCATCGAGCTGCTCGACGAGGCGGCCGAGGCCGCCGACGAAGCGACGAGAACTGTCATGCTCGACACCTTCACCGACGCCACCCGCTACGAGGAGCTGTTCTGGGAGCGCAGCCACTCCTTGGAGGCCTGGACCCTGTAACCGGCCATGACGTTCAGCGCCCGCCGTGCCCCCACTGAAGGATGAGATTCCTACAGGCAGAGGCACTCAAACCGATGGAACTGGGCTGCACTGAAGAGGCTCGGGACACTTCTTCAGTATCCGAAACTCGTGAAAAAGGTGTGTCCCGGCCCTTGACGGAACCGGGACACACCTTTGCGAAAAGGTCAGTCCTCGCGCTGTTTCAGCACCGCCTTGGCAGCCGCGAAACGGGCAATGGGTACCCGGTACGGGGAGCAGGAGACGTAGTCCAGGCCGACGGACTGGAAGAACTCCACGGAATCCGGGTCACCGCCGTGCTCACCACAGACACCGGCCTTCAGGCGCGGTTTAACGGAACGCCCCTTCGCGACACCGATCTCGACCAACTGCCCCACACCGTCCACATCGATGGATTCGAACGGGTTACGTTCCAACACCTTACTCGTGACGTACTGGGTGAGGAAGCCATTCTCGGCATCGTCACGGCTGATACCAACGCCGGTCTGGGTG from Arachnia propionica encodes the following:
- a CDS encoding TenA family protein, which gives rise to MTWRTREFSTSAWEHIAGIRERIDRLPLLTQLADGTLEPRRFVEYIVQDDFYLRGYSRALALLAARAPHAKARSFWAQSAGKAVAAENLMHDALLNDPLLHSAPHATAPSPTTRGYVNFIQTAVAYDPYPVGVAAVLPCYWVYAQVGLDLAERAQAVENHPYGTWVATYADPAFQETTATAIELLDEAAEAADEATRTVMLDTFTDATRYEELFWERSHSLEAWTL